The Lycium ferocissimum isolate CSIRO_LF1 chromosome 1, AGI_CSIRO_Lferr_CH_V1, whole genome shotgun sequence genome includes a region encoding these proteins:
- the LOC132055279 gene encoding zinc finger CCCH domain-containing protein 14-like, whose product MEFGRKRMVDGAFAGNGGTKKPRNESESFTSGVGSKSKPCMKFYSTSGCSYGEACHFLHHVPGYSAMSQISNMGLNPAVPTGRNTAPFSDGPASSMKSKLCNKYNSAEGCRFGDKCHFAHSEMEIGKPVVPAYDDFQAAGPHSMFSGYHKPSQFSPAATNFGASATTTISIDAALAGTIIGKNGVNSKQICRVTGVKLSIKEHETDSNRRNIELQGTFDQINQASAMVREIISNVGTSTGGPKNTGPFTRGPPGPFKTKMCANFSRGSCTFGEKCHFAHGANELQKPLA is encoded by the exons ATGGAGTTTGGACGAAAGAGAATGGTAGATGGTGCTTTTGCAGGAAACGGAGGCACGAAAAAACCAAGAAATG AATCAGAATCGTTTACGTCTGGTGTAGGAAGCAAATCAAAGCCATGCATGAAGTTTTACAG CACTTCTGGATGCTCATATGGGGAGGCATGTCACTTTCTTCACCATGTTCCTGGCTATAGTGCTATGAGTCAAATATCGAACATGGGATTGAACCCAGCAGTTCCCACTGGAAGGAATACGGCCCCTTTTAGTGATGGTCCTGCTTCATCTATGAAGTCCAAGCTATGCAACAAGTATAACAGTGCCGAAGGATGCAGGTTTGGTGATAAATGCCATTTTGCGCATAGCGAGATGGAGATTGGGAAGCCAGTGGTACCAGCTTATGATGATTTTCAAGCGGCAGGACCTCACAGTATGTTTTCTGGGTATCATAAACCATCCCAATTCAGTCCAGCTGCAACAAACTTCGGTGCATCTGCAACAACTACAATTAGCATAGATGCTGCTCTTGCTGGAACCATCATTGGGAAGAATGGCGTGAACTCGAAacagatatgtcgggttactgGTGTCAAGCTCTCCATAAAGGAGCATGAAACAGATTCCAATAGAAGGAATATTGAGCTCCAGGGAACCTTTGATCAGATTAATCAGGCCAGCGCCATGGTACGGGAGATCATATCAAATGTTGGCACCTCCACAGGTGGTCCAAAAAATACTGGCCCATTTACTCGTGGGCCCCCTGGCCCATTTAAGACGAAGATGTGTGCCAACTTTTCCAGAGGTTCATGcacttttggagaaaaatgtcATTTTGCTCATGGTGCTAATGAGCTGCAGAAGCCATTGGCTTGA
- the LOC132055287 gene encoding uncharacterized protein LOC132055287: MEENLMNGVVMDLDLNQEPMESSGLGLGSLLNDLESAHSRIEQRILQLETVAATAWQRHRLRQARNSADNNNNNNNNSIASVIARVGSGEGRMYADFLPTSMAQNSADNVVQDYNFEVGKRKGCKRDSSHLVAKALEMDIVVKKVDKDGGGSFFDCNICLDMAKEPILTCCGHLYCWACFYQLPYVDSTTKECPVCKGEVADANITPIYGNGHEEVQCGSEIPPRPGAHRVESVRQQRVTRGLSHIPVAEALRRIRTSIGFGNHPQQLETGAVSSSSVSGSQELQNAADATGSRRLGARGFSRVLSESAASLSSELENAHRMFEDIAASLTDRIHERSDLHVLPTGHVTADEGNSFRRDAAIIRSERQTLDSIAETSSAAFSQSNEVSDAALQLENLATDNGNLPVTRSSRTRSGFPRLSDSDNGLLRETRRRRLN; the protein is encoded by the coding sequence ATGGAGGAAAATTTGATGAATGGTGTAGTAATGGATCTTGATTTGAACCAAGAACCTATGGAGTCGTCAGGTTTAGGATTGGGGTCTTTGTTGAATGATTTGGAAAGTGCTCATAGTAGGATAGAGCAAAGAATTCTTCAGCTTGAGACTGTGGCAGCTACAGCTTGGCAACGCCATAGGTTGCGTCAGGCTCGTAATTCTGctgataacaacaacaacaacaacaacaatagcataGCCAGCGTAATCGCAcgagtggggtctggggagggtagaatgtATGCAGACTTTCTCCCTACCTCTATGGCTCAAAATTCTGCTGATAATGTGGTTCAAGATTACAATTTTGAGGTAGGGAAGCGAAAAGGATGCAAAAGAGATAGCTCTCATTTAGTAGCAAAGGCATTGGAGATGGATATAGTGGTTAAGAAAGTTGATAAGGATGGTGGTGGAAGTTTCTTTGACTGTAATATATGTTTAGATATGGCAAAAGAACCTATTTTGACTTGTTGTGGTCATTTATATTGTTGGGCATGCTTTTATCAGTTACCTTATGTTGATTCAACTACGAAAGAGTGTCCTGTTTGTAAAGGAGAGGTTGCAGATGCAAATATTACTCCAATTTATGGCAATGGCCACGAAGAAGTGCAGTGTGGTTCTGAAATACCACCAAGGCCAGGAGCACATAGAGTAGAGAGTGTTAGACAGCAGCGTGTGACTCGGGGTTTGTCTCATATCCCGGTTGCAGAAGCACTTAGGCGAATTAGGACTAGTATTGGATTCGGCAATCACCCACAGCAACTCGAGACTGGTGCTGTTAGTTCAAGTTCTGTGAGCGGTTCTCAGGAGTTGCAAAATGCTGCTGATGCCACGGGCAGCCGGCGACTTGGCGCCCGAGGGTTTTCGAGGGTATTATCGGAGAGTGCTGCTTCTCTTTCATCTGAATTAGAAAATGCACATCGGATGTTTGAGGACATTGCAGCATCACTCACAGACCGCATTCACGAAAGAAGCGATTTGCATGTTTTACCAACTGGTCATGTTACAGCTGATGAAGGTAATTCCTTCAGAAGGGATGCTGCTATTATACGATCAGAACGTCAAACTCTGGATTCAATTGCAGAGACAAGTTCTGCTGCATTTTCCCAGTCAAATGAAGTTTCTGATGCTGCACTTCAGTTGGAGAACCTGGCAACTGATAATGGAAATCTGCCTGTGACTCGATCTTCCAGGACGAGAAGTGGTTTCCCGAGGCTTTCAGATTCAGATAACGGACTTCTTCGtgaaacaagaagaagaagattgaacTGA